One window from the genome of Pedobacter schmidteae encodes:
- a CDS encoding protein-disulfide reductase DsbD N-terminal domain-containing protein — protein MKNLILLTVGILFSLSASSQILKPVKWSYAAKKTSKTEATLYLKATIDDGWHLYSQNMADGGPVKTSFTFAPSKAYKPVGKTTEPKAIVKFEKSFDMNVSYFEKSVIFQQKVKLTGANATVKGTLEYMVCDDSQCLPPETVQFSIPVK, from the coding sequence ATGAAAAACCTAATCTTGTTAACCGTTGGAATACTATTTAGCCTTTCTGCGAGTAGTCAAATTTTAAAACCAGTGAAATGGAGTTATGCTGCAAAGAAAACTTCTAAAACCGAAGCAACTTTGTACCTTAAAGCCACTATTGATGATGGATGGCACCTTTATTCGCAAAACATGGCTGATGGCGGACCTGTGAAAACAAGTTTTACATTTGCACCTTCAAAAGCGTACAAACCAGTAGGTAAAACTACTGAGCCTAAAGCAATCGTGAAGTTTGAGAAATCATTTGACATGAATGTAAGCTATTTCGAAAAATCGGTGATATTCCAACAAAAAGTAAAACTTACCGGTGCTAATGCAACAGTAAAAGGAACACTTGAATATATGGTATGCGACGACTCTCAGTGTCTTCCACCAGAAACTGTTCAGTTTTCTATTCCTGTAAAATAA
- a CDS encoding protein-disulfide reductase DsbD: MKMLVIGLFLFLGTATATFAQADTSTADLEFTEMAPETAPEVAPKDTLAKVEAATAAKDSTAGSTAKVEAGDGAEKTADQSLIGIFVTGFIGGLAALLMPCIFPMLPLTVSFFTKGSQTKSKAVSRAMFYGLSIIVIYVVLGLLVTVIFGADALNSLSTNGIFNFLFFVLLMIFAISFLGAFEITLPSSWVNKMDANSDKGGLAGLFFMAGTLAMVSFSCTGPIIGTLLVQAATSGALLGPAVGMFGFSFALAIPFALFAMFPSWLSALPKSGGWLNSVKVVLGFLELALAMKFLSNVDLAYHWNWFDREIFLVLWIVIFGLMGLYLLGKLKFSHDSPVNFISIPRLMISIIVLAFTIYMIPGLWGAPLRSISAFLPPQGTQDFDLYTPTLTGGSGAPAAANHQESKHKYADIFHAPLNLNVFFDYDEGLAYAKKVGKPVMIDFTGHACVNCRKMEANVWPDKAVYSKLSNDYVLIQLYVDDKTELQASEKYKSTFSGKDINTIGNKWSDVQASKFNSNSQPYYVLLGHDEKPLVKPSGANYDPQEYLQFLESGLTAFKNK, translated from the coding sequence ATGAAAATGCTTGTCATTGGGCTTTTTCTATTTTTAGGTACGGCAACAGCTACCTTTGCACAGGCAGATACGTCGACGGCTGATCTGGAGTTTACCGAGATGGCTCCCGAAACTGCACCTGAGGTTGCCCCTAAGGATACCCTGGCGAAAGTTGAAGCTGCTACTGCTGCCAAAGACAGCACAGCAGGCAGCACTGCTAAAGTTGAGGCTGGGGATGGCGCAGAAAAAACAGCCGATCAATCGCTGATCGGGATTTTTGTAACCGGGTTTATAGGTGGGCTGGCCGCATTGCTGATGCCTTGCATCTTTCCAATGCTGCCCCTTACGGTCAGCTTTTTTACCAAAGGCAGTCAGACCAAAAGTAAGGCAGTAAGCCGTGCCATGTTCTATGGATTGTCCATCATTGTCATTTATGTGGTTTTAGGGCTGCTGGTGACGGTGATATTTGGTGCTGATGCCCTCAACAGCTTATCTACCAATGGGATATTCAATTTTCTGTTCTTTGTACTGCTGATGATCTTTGCCATCTCTTTCCTTGGTGCGTTCGAAATCACTTTACCTTCTTCATGGGTAAACAAGATGGATGCCAACTCGGACAAAGGTGGTTTGGCCGGTCTGTTTTTTATGGCCGGAACCCTTGCCATGGTTTCCTTCTCCTGCACCGGTCCCATTATTGGTACCCTGCTGGTACAGGCAGCCACAAGCGGTGCTTTGTTAGGCCCTGCGGTAGGTATGTTCGGATTCTCCTTTGCACTGGCTATTCCATTTGCTTTGTTTGCCATGTTCCCATCCTGGTTAAGCGCATTGCCCAAATCAGGTGGCTGGCTCAACAGTGTAAAAGTTGTTTTAGGCTTTTTAGAACTGGCCCTGGCCATGAAGTTTTTAAGCAATGTGGATCTGGCCTATCACTGGAACTGGTTTGACAGGGAGATCTTCTTAGTGCTTTGGATTGTGATTTTTGGACTGATGGGCTTATACCTGCTGGGCAAACTGAAGTTCTCGCACGATAGTCCGGTCAACTTCATTTCCATTCCGCGATTAATGATTTCCATCATCGTATTGGCCTTTACCATTTACATGATTCCGGGCTTATGGGGAGCACCTTTAAGATCAATTTCTGCCTTCCTGCCACCGCAGGGTACACAGGATTTTGATTTGTACACGCCTACTTTAACCGGCGGTAGCGGAGCACCTGCAGCAGCAAATCACCAGGAAAGCAAACATAAATATGCAGATATTTTTCATGCGCCTTTAAACCTGAATGTGTTTTTTGATTATGATGAAGGTCTGGCCTATGCCAAAAAGGTAGGCAAACCGGTCATGATCGATTTTACCGGCCATGCCTGTGTCAACTGTCGTAAAATGGAAGCCAATGTATGGCCAGATAAAGCGGTATACAGCAAACTGAGCAATGATTATGTGCTTATCCAGCTGTATGTAGACGATAAAACAGAGCTGCAGGCCAGTGAAAAATATAAATCGACCTTTAGCGGCAAGGACATCAACACCATTGGCAACAAATGGAGCGATGTACAGGCTTCAAAATTCAACTCCAACTCTCAGCCTTATTACGTATTGCTGGGACATGATGAAAAACCTTTGGTTAAACCTAGTGGAGCAAACTACGATCCTCAGGAATACCTTCAATTTCTGGAAAGCGGATTAACAGCTTTTAAGAATAAGTAA
- a CDS encoding zinc-dependent metalloprotease, which produces MKKLSLIALALLCSTSYQGFSQKRNPKTPPQAPVAAPGSNPNAMNRPATPPTGPKPYNQVITAKAKTDKGLFKVHNVEDRYFFEIADSLLGREILTVNRISKAAAGNRASMIGYGGDQIGDNVISFERGPANKIYLKSISYSERSQDTTEHGMYKSVMNSNIQPLVASFDIKALAKDSISGVKGVVIDVTDYMNSDNDIFFFDAGTKKSLNLTGQISDRSYIKEIKAYPMNIEIRTLKTYMKSAPQMPGMMGGGAPSSTPATYELNSSMVLLPSRQMKPRFFDPRVGYFATGYVDFDANPQGVKNQSLITRWRLEPKPEDVEKYKRGELVEPKKQIVYYIDPATPKKWVPYLIQGVNDWQVAFEKAGFKNAIVAKEAPNDPTWNIDDARHSVIVYKPSDIANASGPHVHDPRTGEILETHINWYHNIMQLLRNWYFIQASAIDPQARKMKFDDKLMGELIRFVSSHEVGHTLGLRHNFGSSATVPVEKLRDKQWVEKNGHTPSIMDYARFNYVAQPEDNITAKGIFPRIGDYDMWAIEWGYKWLPQFNTANDETTYSNQTIINRVGANKRLTFGTESDPNDPRNQSEDIGDNAMLASAYGIKNLKRILPNILTWSKEPNEGYQNAKTLYSEVVGQYSRYMGHVVKNVGGIYATPKTVEEKGGMYQAVPFAKQKEAMTFLNTQLFATPTWLINKELIERTGINPVDIFQGAQKSTLAKLQNAGTLGKLINDEALNGAKAYAPANLFSDLKAGIWSELYSHKNIDVYRRNLQKAYVDNMTKLIAAPAASSAGQGFPGMRVADPTSSDVSSISRAHLSTLAKDIRAAIPAANGMSKYHLQDLLVRINSALNPKS; this is translated from the coding sequence ATGAAGAAATTAAGTTTGATCGCGCTGGCGCTCTTATGTAGCACCAGCTATCAGGGTTTCTCGCAAAAAAGAAATCCAAAAACCCCGCCTCAGGCACCTGTCGCCGCCCCAGGAAGCAATCCAAATGCAATGAATAGACCGGCTACTCCGCCAACAGGACCTAAGCCTTACAACCAGGTCATCACTGCTAAGGCAAAAACTGACAAAGGATTATTTAAAGTTCACAATGTTGAAGACCGTTATTTCTTTGAAATCGCTGATTCTTTATTGGGCAGAGAAATCTTAACAGTTAACAGGATCAGTAAAGCAGCAGCCGGTAACCGTGCTTCTATGATTGGTTATGGTGGAGACCAGATTGGCGACAATGTAATTAGCTTTGAAAGAGGACCTGCCAATAAAATATACCTGAAAAGCATTTCTTATAGTGAACGTTCTCAGGACACTACCGAGCATGGAATGTACAAATCAGTGATGAATTCAAATATACAGCCGTTGGTTGCTTCATTTGATATCAAGGCCTTAGCCAAAGATTCCATCTCAGGTGTAAAAGGTGTGGTTATTGATGTCACTGACTATATGAACAGCGATAATGATATTTTCTTTTTTGATGCAGGCACAAAAAAATCATTAAACTTAACCGGACAAATATCGGATAGAAGTTATATCAAGGAGATTAAGGCTTATCCAATGAATATTGAGATAAGAACACTTAAAACTTATATGAAATCGGCTCCTCAAATGCCAGGTATGATGGGCGGTGGGGCACCAAGTTCCACTCCGGCAACTTATGAGCTGAACAGTTCAATGGTTTTATTGCCATCCAGACAAATGAAGCCCAGGTTCTTTGATCCTCGTGTAGGTTATTTTGCAACCGGCTATGTTGATTTTGATGCGAATCCACAAGGAGTAAAAAACCAATCGTTAATTACCCGCTGGCGCCTTGAGCCAAAACCAGAAGATGTAGAAAAATACAAAAGAGGGGAATTGGTAGAGCCTAAAAAACAAATTGTTTATTATATCGATCCAGCAACACCAAAAAAATGGGTCCCTTACCTGATTCAGGGTGTAAATGACTGGCAGGTTGCTTTTGAAAAAGCTGGCTTCAAAAATGCAATTGTAGCTAAAGAAGCACCAAACGATCCAACATGGAATATTGATGATGCCAGGCATAGTGTAATTGTGTATAAGCCATCTGATATCGCAAATGCAAGCGGCCCACATGTACACGATCCCCGCACAGGCGAAATCCTGGAAACACACATCAACTGGTACCACAACATTATGCAACTCCTAAGAAACTGGTATTTTATCCAGGCTTCTGCAATCGATCCTCAGGCCCGTAAAATGAAGTTTGATGATAAATTAATGGGAGAGTTGATCCGCTTCGTATCTTCTCATGAAGTGGGACATACTTTAGGTCTACGTCACAACTTTGGTTCATCAGCAACCGTTCCGGTTGAAAAACTAAGAGACAAACAATGGGTAGAAAAAAATGGGCATACCCCGTCCATCATGGATTATGCACGTTTTAACTATGTTGCACAACCGGAAGACAACATTACAGCCAAAGGTATATTTCCAAGAATCGGAGATTATGATATGTGGGCAATTGAATGGGGATACAAATGGTTACCTCAGTTTAATACCGCTAACGATGAGACAACTTATTCTAATCAAACCATCATCAACAGGGTAGGCGCCAATAAACGTTTAACTTTCGGTACAGAAAGCGACCCGAATGACCCTCGTAATCAAAGTGAAGATATTGGCGACAACGCCATGCTGGCATCTGCTTATGGTATCAAAAACCTTAAACGCATTTTGCCAAATATCCTAACCTGGAGCAAAGAACCTAATGAAGGCTACCAAAATGCTAAAACACTTTATAGCGAAGTTGTTGGCCAATACAGCCGTTATATGGGACACGTTGTTAAAAACGTAGGTGGTATTTATGCAACTCCTAAAACTGTAGAAGAAAAAGGAGGGATGTATCAGGCTGTTCCTTTTGCAAAACAAAAAGAGGCTATGACCTTCCTGAATACGCAATTATTTGCTACTCCAACTTGGTTAATCAATAAAGAACTGATAGAACGCACTGGAATAAATCCTGTTGATATTTTCCAGGGAGCTCAAAAAAGTACACTGGCTAAATTGCAAAATGCAGGTACACTTGGTAAACTGATCAATGATGAAGCATTAAACGGAGCTAAAGCTTATGCGCCTGCAAACTTGTTCAGTGACTTAAAGGCTGGAATCTGGTCTGAATTGTATTCTCACAAAAACATTGACGTATACAGAAGAAACCTGCAAAAAGCTTATGTTGATAACATGACTAAGTTAATTGCAGCACCTGCAGCTTCATCTGCCGGTCAGGGTTTCCCTGGCATGCGAGTGGCCGATCCAACCTCTTCAGATGTATCCAGCATCAGTCGCGCGCACTTGAGCACTTTAGCAAAAGATATCCGTGCAGCTATCCCTGCTGCAAACGGAATGAGCAAGTATCATTTACAAGATTTATTGGTCCGTATCAACTCGGCTTTAAATCCAAAATCTTAA
- a CDS encoding sensor histidine kinase, which yields MKKRLKACLLFFVEYRIHFVAWLFFIFYEVILSGMLRGYFASFGNYFVFYACNISLFYLHAHVVLPAARKKAKNTIWLLPLLIVIEVAVYVPLTIYIVAFLQQYANLSVFTEAEINKASIANGVLRTIYFILFSSGYYYLMNYIRERKHGQAVEKERLLMIIENQNVQAELIKSQHAYLKAQINPHFLFNTLSFIYANTRKVVPEAAESIMALSEMMRYALQDDGEQILTPLSLEIKQVENFIRLHQIKSENAFHISFEYEPDLEDVQIIPLVLMTLVENMFKHGDLLKEERPASISICSDGRTVIIETDNYINPIVASTSHHIGLENTRKRLHMVYGDKASLETERRANNYFSAVARIELK from the coding sequence ATGAAAAAACGTTTAAAAGCATGTCTTCTTTTTTTTGTCGAATACCGTATTCATTTCGTTGCCTGGCTTTTCTTTATCTTTTATGAAGTGATCCTGTCTGGAATGCTGAGAGGCTATTTTGCCAGTTTTGGAAATTACTTTGTATTTTATGCCTGCAATATCAGCTTGTTTTATTTGCATGCACATGTAGTTTTACCAGCAGCCAGAAAAAAAGCTAAAAATACCATTTGGTTGCTCCCTTTGTTAATTGTTATAGAGGTAGCAGTTTATGTGCCGCTAACCATTTATATTGTTGCTTTCCTTCAGCAATATGCAAATCTTTCTGTTTTTACAGAAGCGGAAATTAATAAGGCCTCGATAGCAAATGGAGTTTTGAGAACGATATATTTTATTCTCTTTTCATCGGGTTATTATTATCTGATGAATTATATCAGGGAACGAAAACACGGGCAGGCTGTTGAAAAAGAACGGTTGTTGATGATCATTGAAAATCAAAATGTACAAGCTGAACTGATTAAATCGCAACATGCTTATTTAAAGGCGCAGATTAATCCGCATTTCCTGTTTAATACTTTAAGTTTCATTTATGCGAACACTCGTAAGGTTGTTCCGGAAGCGGCCGAATCTATAATGGCCCTTTCTGAAATGATGCGTTATGCATTGCAAGACGATGGCGAACAGATCTTAACGCCGTTGAGCCTGGAGATTAAGCAGGTTGAAAATTTTATCCGGCTTCACCAGATCAAATCTGAAAATGCCTTCCATATTTCTTTTGAGTATGAACCTGATCTGGAAGATGTTCAGATTATTCCTTTGGTGTTAATGACGCTGGTAGAGAATATGTTTAAACACGGCGATTTATTGAAGGAAGAGCGTCCTGCCAGTATTTCGATTTGTTCTGATGGACGGACGGTCATTATAGAAACAGATAACTACATTAATCCGATTGTGGCAAGTACAAGTCACCATATTGGTTTAGAGAATACCAGGAAGCGATTACATATGGTTTACGGTGATAAGGCATCCTTAGAAACCGAAAGAAGAGCTAATAATTATTTTAGTGCAGTAGCACGAATTGAACTAAAATAA
- a CDS encoding LytTR family DNA-binding domain-containing protein encodes MDGKLNCVIIDDEKHAVDLLADYIEAMPNLNLVKSFTDPLKALMGITLEDNIDIIFMDVDMPGMTGLDLSMAIRYKTRYLVFTTAHSKYAIDAFGVQANEYLLKPISMSKFALMINRLIKSELNTRKETPAEDFFFVKTDQIQKYVKINLKDLVAIEGLNNYVKIHTVGGMYIAYLTMKELEMRLENNPSFTRVQRSFIISMDYINKVEGAFITLNHKLEVPLGTTYRKQFFSFLEKKTLKSTRGISE; translated from the coding sequence ATGGATGGCAAATTGAACTGTGTTATTATTGATGATGAGAAACATGCGGTTGATCTGCTTGCAGATTACATAGAAGCCATGCCTAATCTGAATTTGGTTAAATCTTTTACCGATCCCCTGAAAGCATTGATGGGTATTACCCTGGAGGATAATATTGACATCATTTTTATGGATGTAGATATGCCGGGAATGACTGGTCTTGATCTGTCTATGGCCATAAGGTACAAAACAAGATATCTTGTTTTTACCACTGCACATTCAAAGTATGCTATTGATGCCTTTGGCGTGCAGGCAAATGAGTACCTGTTGAAACCGATTTCAATGAGTAAGTTTGCGCTGATGATCAACAGGTTAATCAAGTCTGAACTGAATACAAGAAAAGAAACACCAGCAGAAGACTTTTTCTTTGTTAAAACGGATCAGATTCAGAAATATGTAAAGATTAACCTGAAGGATCTGGTGGCTATTGAAGGGTTGAATAATTACGTGAAAATTCATACGGTTGGCGGCATGTACATTGCCTACCTGACTATGAAAGAGCTGGAGATGAGACTAGAAAATAATCCCTCCTTTACCCGGGTGCAACGATCCTTTATTATTTCAATGGATTACATCAATAAAGTGGAAGGCGCATTTATCACTTTAAACCACAAATTGGAAGTCCCACTGGGAACAACTTACAGAAAACAGTTTTTCTCCTTTTTAGAAAAGAAAACGTTAAAATCTACACGGGGAATATCAGAGTAA
- a CDS encoding trans-aconitate 2-methyltransferase, with product MKTDYSDKATNEEIRLRFDQDVARFSNLDTGQLTTLDAVLTMDLCTEAARYVNPNAKELLDIGCGAGNYTLKMLTKIPDLNCTLNDLSLPMLEKAEERVSAETKGVVTTIQRDMRALNLPAHTYDVILAAATLHHLRTDEDWEQLFSMLYQALKPGGSLWISDLVTQDSDILNALFQQKYGAYLETLGGMEYRDKVFDYIAYEDTPRSVNYQLELMKKVGFDQVEILHKNLCFAAFGGIKK from the coding sequence ATGAAGACAGACTATTCTGATAAGGCAACAAATGAAGAGATCCGGCTAAGATTTGACCAGGATGTAGCACGTTTTTCGAATCTGGATACAGGGCAGCTGACCACCTTAGATGCTGTTTTGACAATGGATCTTTGTACAGAAGCAGCCAGATATGTAAATCCAAATGCGAAAGAACTGTTGGATATTGGTTGTGGTGCTGGTAATTACACTTTAAAGATGCTGACTAAGATTCCGGATCTGAACTGCACACTTAATGATCTCAGTTTGCCTATGTTGGAAAAGGCAGAAGAAAGGGTTTCTGCCGAAACTAAAGGCGTGGTGACAACTATTCAGCGGGATATGCGGGCATTGAATTTACCTGCTCATACTTACGACGTGATTTTGGCTGCTGCAACTTTACATCACTTGCGGACTGATGAAGATTGGGAACAGTTATTTTCTATGCTTTACCAGGCACTTAAACCCGGTGGGAGTTTATGGATTTCAGATTTGGTTACTCAGGATTCTGATATCTTAAATGCACTCTTCCAACAGAAATACGGTGCGTACCTTGAAACACTTGGAGGTATGGAATACAGGGATAAAGTATTTGATTACATCGCCTATGAAGACACGCCAAGATCTGTTAATTATCAATTAGAATTGATGAAAAAAGTTGGTTTTGATCAGGTAGAGATTTTGCACAAAAATTTATGCTTTGCTGCATTTGGCGGTATTAAGAAATAA
- a CDS encoding porin family protein, with translation MKTNKFYLAVAAILFTMGTASAQDTEFNFGIKAGASYATLPSSLKSITDKKGKIGYNVGAFARVGKALYFQPELNYVSFKSSYNYGSATYKPKFNQINLPLMVGYKIFNTSDLNFRVSAGPDLSYTLNKAEGPATFDYKKFNAGGVINAGVDIGNLTLDARYSRGFTKINKELDEKTGIFNLSVGFKLF, from the coding sequence ATGAAAACAAACAAGTTTTATTTAGCAGTTGCAGCAATCCTTTTTACTATGGGTACTGCCAGCGCACAGGACACCGAATTCAATTTCGGTATAAAGGCAGGGGCCAGCTACGCGACCTTACCCAGTAGCTTAAAAAGTATAACAGACAAAAAAGGAAAAATTGGTTATAACGTGGGCGCTTTTGCCAGGGTAGGAAAAGCACTTTACTTTCAACCCGAACTTAACTATGTAAGTTTTAAAAGTTCATACAATTACGGATCTGCAACTTATAAACCAAAGTTCAACCAAATCAACCTTCCGCTTATGGTCGGCTATAAGATATTCAACACCAGCGACTTAAACTTTAGAGTATCAGCGGGACCGGATCTAAGTTATACGCTAAACAAGGCCGAGGGACCAGCTACATTCGACTATAAAAAATTCAATGCCGGAGGAGTGATCAACGCGGGGGTAGACATAGGCAACCTTACCCTTGACGCCAGATACAGCAGGGGATTCACTAAAATAAATAAGGAATTGGACGAAAAAACAGGTATTTTCAATCTATCTGTTGGTTTCAAGCTTTTTTAA
- a CDS encoding phosphatase PAP2-related protein, whose amino-acid sequence MQSKQYTWPVAWDYQAFRIKFIIGMILLIAILISIPHFFSHIEAREGIVLNDWVLSRIPAKDMSIGIFVVLYGMIGLFLYRMSRNTIMCLTALWAFIFLCIARIITITLVPLNPPVDIINLADPCSIFFYHSNVITKDLFFSGHTATAFLCALCMERKSDKLMAFIASGVVAVLLLIQHVHYTADILAAPFFTWLCWYLGKSMAKI is encoded by the coding sequence ATGCAGTCTAAACAGTATACCTGGCCAGTTGCCTGGGATTATCAAGCATTCCGAATTAAATTTATCATAGGAATGATCCTTCTTATTGCTATTTTAATTTCGATACCCCATTTCTTTTCCCATATTGAAGCCCGGGAAGGAATTGTATTGAATGATTGGGTGTTGAGCCGTATACCAGCCAAGGACATGTCAATAGGCATATTTGTTGTTTTGTATGGTATGATCGGGTTGTTTTTGTACCGCATGTCGAGGAATACGATTATGTGTCTTACGGCATTATGGGCGTTTATTTTTTTATGTATTGCCCGGATTATTACGATTACATTGGTTCCACTTAATCCGCCTGTTGACATCATTAATCTTGCTGATCCTTGTTCGATTTTCTTTTATCATTCTAATGTGATTACCAAGGATTTGTTTTTTTCGGGACATACAGCTACCGCATTTTTATGCGCCCTTTGTATGGAACGGAAATCGGATAAACTTATGGCTTTTATAGCCTCAGGGGTGGTTGCCGTGCTATTGTTGATTCAACATGTTCATTATACTGCAGATATTTTAGCAGCGCCATTTTTTACCTGGCTTTGCTGGTATTTAGGAAAGTCGATGGCTAAAATTTAA
- a CDS encoding GMC family oxidoreductase produces MNEFQIKKSTKNYDVIIVGSGAGGGMAGYVLANAGQKVLMLEAGADFDPRLHAQQLKWSWESPRRGAGTTRPFGDFDASYGGWELDGEPYTQKNNSEFAWFRSRMLGGRTNHWGRISLRMGPDDFKCKDGLTDNWPITYDEVKPYYDKVDRLIGVYGTVEGIESEPDGIFLPPPKPRLNELFIKKAGEKTGVKVIPGRGSVLTEALPGNKDRAPCFYCGQCGRSCKVYGDFSASSCLVIPAVKTGNLTVITNAMVREVLTDAAGLATGVSYVNTIDLQEYQANAGIVILGASACESARLLLNSKSSAHPNGLANSSGIIGKYLHDSTGASLSGFLPQLMDRKRYNEDGVGSVHIYSPWWLDNKKLDFPRGYHIEYWGGMGMPAYGFGSGAPKMNGLVPDRNGKMKEAGGYGASLKDDYRRFYGTGVGMAGRGTAIARETNYCEIDPNIVDKYGIPVLRFNYKWAPEEIKQAKHMQETFQAMMHAMGAIITSDIPGADTNYGLEAPGKIIHEVGTVRMGDDPKKSALNKWCQAHECKNLFVVDAAPFVQQGDKNATWTILALSMRTAEYILDQKKKQNI; encoded by the coding sequence ATGAATGAATTTCAGATTAAGAAATCTACTAAAAATTACGACGTCATCATCGTTGGCTCTGGAGCAGGTGGTGGAATGGCAGGATATGTACTGGCCAACGCAGGACAAAAAGTTCTAATGCTTGAAGCAGGTGCCGACTTTGACCCTCGTCTCCATGCACAACAACTAAAATGGTCATGGGAATCCCCACGTCGCGGCGCCGGAACCACACGTCCATTTGGCGATTTTGATGCCTCATATGGAGGATGGGAGCTGGACGGAGAACCTTATACACAAAAAAACAACTCCGAATTTGCCTGGTTCCGTTCAAGAATGCTTGGCGGAAGAACCAATCACTGGGGGCGGATTTCTTTAAGGATGGGCCCCGATGATTTTAAATGTAAAGATGGATTAACTGACAACTGGCCGATAACATATGATGAAGTTAAACCTTATTACGATAAGGTGGACCGCCTGATAGGGGTATACGGTACGGTTGAAGGTATAGAGAGCGAACCTGACGGTATATTTTTGCCACCCCCTAAGCCGAGATTAAATGAGCTGTTTATAAAAAAAGCGGGCGAAAAAACCGGTGTAAAAGTAATTCCCGGAAGAGGATCTGTATTAACAGAAGCTTTACCAGGCAATAAGGATCGTGCGCCTTGCTTTTATTGTGGCCAATGTGGCCGGAGCTGCAAAGTTTACGGAGATTTCTCGGCATCCTCTTGTTTGGTTATACCAGCGGTAAAAACAGGGAACCTAACCGTCATCACCAATGCGATGGTAAGGGAAGTACTCACTGATGCAGCTGGTTTGGCCACAGGAGTATCTTATGTTAACACAATAGATCTTCAGGAGTACCAGGCAAATGCCGGTATTGTTATTTTGGGTGCCAGCGCCTGCGAATCGGCAAGGTTACTGCTCAACTCCAAATCTTCCGCACATCCCAATGGTCTGGCCAATAGCAGTGGCATTATAGGAAAGTACCTGCATGATTCAACCGGGGCTAGCCTAAGTGGTTTTTTGCCTCAACTGATGGACCGAAAACGTTACAACGAAGATGGGGTAGGAAGTGTGCACATCTATTCGCCCTGGTGGCTTGACAACAAAAAACTGGACTTTCCACGTGGCTATCATATAGAATATTGGGGTGGAATGGGCATGCCAGCCTATGGTTTTGGTAGCGGAGCTCCAAAAATGAATGGACTGGTACCCGACAGGAACGGAAAAATGAAGGAAGCCGGTGGTTATGGTGCATCCTTAAAAGACGACTACCGACGCTTTTATGGCACAGGTGTTGGAATGGCAGGCAGGGGTACTGCCATCGCACGAGAAACAAATTATTGTGAAATAGATCCTAATATAGTCGATAAATATGGTATCCCGGTATTGCGCTTCAATTACAAATGGGCACCTGAAGAAATCAAACAGGCCAAACACATGCAGGAGACTTTCCAGGCCATGATGCATGCCATGGGCGCCATCATCACATCTGACATTCCCGGAGCTGATACCAATTACGGCCTGGAAGCACCCGGAAAAATTATACATGAGGTAGGTACAGTGAGAATGGGTGATGACCCTAAAAAATCTGCATTAAACAAATGGTGCCAGGCACATGAGTGCAAAAATCTTTTTGTTGTAGACGCCGCCCCATTTGTACAACAAGGTGATAAAAATGCAACCTGGACCATATTGGCCCTATCCATGAGAACTGCAGAATATATTTTGGACCAGAAGAAAAAACAAAACATTTAG